ATGCCCAACAGGAGTATTTGGGGTCCGGTTTAAACATGGCGAGATGAAGCTGAGGGCTATCTCCTTCTCCAATGATTCCTGCTACCTCCCTCCGTTACGTTGTCCTGCTGTTTGCCGCCTTGACCCTTACGACGGGTTTCCAGAGAGTTATCTCATCCACGGTGGCCGCACCCCAAATAATGAGATCTCATCGAGCCTGTATCTGTTGACCATGGACAGCCGTGGCTGCAATCGTAAACTGACCATATGCTGCAAAGAGAAAGAACTGCTGGGAGAAGTGCCAGGGGCACGATATGGCCACACAATGAGTATGGTTCAAAGCCGAGGGAAGACAGCATGTGTATTGTTTGGTGGTAGATCCTACATGCCTGCAGGAGAGCGGACCACAGAGAGCTGGAACAGCGTCGTCGACTGTCCCCCTCAGGTGTTCCTGTTTGACTTGGAGTTCGGCTGCTCCTCTGCTCACACTTTACCTGAGCTCAATGACGGCCAGTCTTTCCACTTAGCCCTTGCCAGAGAAGACTGTGTGTACTTCATTGGAGGTCACTCGCTCACCTCTGATTCCCGCCCCCCTCGACTTTTTCGCCTGCACGTTGAGCTTCTGCAGGGCAGTCCACTGCTTTCCTGTGAAATCCTGGAAACTGGGATATCCATCTCTAGTGCCATCATCACCCGTACAGGTCCTGCTCACAGATACATAGTCTTAGGGGGGTATAAGTCAGACTCTCAGAAGAGGATGGAATGCAGTGCTGTGATTCTAGATGAGAAAGGGATCCAATTTGAGACTGTAGAACCACCTAAGTGGACCCCAGATATTAGTCATAGTCGCACTTGGTTTGGTGGTAGTACTGGGGAGGGAAGCGTCCTACTTGCTGTACCAACTGAGGGAAGGCCATCCCAACCAGAAATGCATTACTTCTATCAGGTGAGCTtccagaaagaggaagagagaaaagacgaAGAAGGAATCCTCGGTTGCAGCCAGGAGTCAACAGATTATGACAACTCTACTCCTCTTGAGGACTCTGAGGAACTCTACTTTGGTCG
This DNA window, taken from Anabas testudineus chromosome 6, fAnaTes1.2, whole genome shotgun sequence, encodes the following:
- the rag2 gene encoding V(D)J recombination-activating protein 2, coding for MTMQPLTPVNCAGLLQPGCSLLQLDGEVLLFGQKGWPKRSCPTGVFGVRFKHGEMKLRAISFSNDSCYLPPLRCPAVCRLDPYDGFPESYLIHGGRTPNNEISSSLYLLTMDSRGCNRKLTICCKEKELLGEVPGARYGHTMSMVQSRGKTACVLFGGRSYMPAGERTTESWNSVVDCPPQVFLFDLEFGCSSAHTLPELNDGQSFHLALAREDCVYFIGGHSLTSDSRPPRLFRLHVELLQGSPLLSCEILETGISISSAIITRTGPAHRYIVLGGYKSDSQKRMECSAVILDEKGIQFETVEPPKWTPDISHSRTWFGGSTGEGSVLLAVPTEGRPSQPEMHYFYQVSFQKEEERKDEEGILGCSQESTDYDNSTPLEDSEELYFGREPHELEDSSDGEGDAYNEDDEEDESQTGYWIKCCLGCQVNPNTWEPYYSTELHRPAMIFCSRGEGGHWVHAQCMELTETLLVRLSQGSKKYFCLDHGGLPYQEMTPPRQVIPLKHVPMKVKDRKTPLTIKMSPAKKSFFKRLFD